Proteins encoded within one genomic window of Bombus pyrosoma isolate SC7728 linkage group LG13, ASM1482585v1, whole genome shotgun sequence:
- the LOC122574364 gene encoding uncharacterized protein LOC122574364 — translation MKMGGTHKNISYEIKIKNSLHSFKEIDIPTLEKILETAPKVTHNFNQYKANLDTLQTQVNSLLFERRINSLKEYGILTLQILEYVALGLGTVYILYKCKLFECLSRVIPKNPMGRSLSKTLQKMKITGSLKSDDPPEPYASTEQSESKKRRMSHAQEGHPFRNGNQVDETPCMPQLSK, via the exons atgaaaatgggAGGAacacacaaaaatatttcttatgaaatcaaaattaagaACAGTTTACATagtttcaaagaaatagaCATCCCAACGCtagagaaaatattagaaacagCACCAAAGGTAACTCacaattttaatcaatataaAGCCAACCTCGATACGTTACAAACACAAGTCAATAGCCTACTATTCGAACGACGTATAAATTCACTCAAAGAATATGGCATTTTaacattacaaatattagaataCGTAGCCCTAGGACTAGGaacagtat atatattgtacaaatgtAAACTTTTCGAATGTCTAAGTCGAGTAATTcctaaaaat CCCATGGGACGGTCACTTTCCAAAACATTacagaaaatgaagataacGGGATCACTCAAATCAGACGACCCACCAGAGCCATACGCTTCAACGGAGCAAAGCGAATCTAAGAAGAGGAGAATGTCACACGCTCAAGAGGGCCACCCGTTCAGAAATGGTAATCAAGTAGACGAAACACCCTGCATGCCACAGCTATCGAAATAG